One genomic window of Arthrobacter caoxuetaonis includes the following:
- a CDS encoding RelA/SpoT family protein — MLEPLLRTVRANNPREDLDLIQRAYLVAERSHEGQKRKSGDPYITHPVAVATILAELGMTGTTLAAALLHDTVEDTSYTLDELRSDFGPEVAMLVDGVTKLDKVTFGDAAQSETVRKMVVAMAKDIRVLVIKLADRLHNARTWRFVSPESSARKARETLEIFAPLAHRLGMNTIKWELEDLSFAALYPKVYEEIVRMVGDRTPEREKYLATVRSQIADDLHNVKIKATITGRPKHYYSIYQKMIVRGKDFDDIHDLMGVRVLVDSVRDCYATLGALHARWNPLPGRFKDYIAMPKFNMYQSLHTTVIGPGGKPVEIQIRTHDMHRRAEYGVAAHWKYKDSAKNGAPAPDNSDMGWLRSLVDWQQETSDPDEFLDSLRFEINAREVFVFTPKGEVMALPAGSTPVDFAYAVHTEVGHRTIGARVNGKLVPLNSELQHGDWVEIFTSKAEGAGPSQDWQGFVKSPRARNKIRQWFTKERREEAIEKGKDLLTRGMRKQNLPLQRLMTHDALVAVAQELHHQDISALYAAVGDGHTSAQNVIEHLVGLMGGHQGAEEDLAETPVSSANARRPKFSDSGVTVRGVGDVWVKLARCCTPVPPDPIVGFVTRGSGVSVHRNDCRNVQELRDQPDRIVSVDWAPTQSSVFLVEIQVEALDRKSLLSDVTRVLSENHVNILSASVNTSSDRVAMSKFVFEMGDPKYLTHILSAVRRIDGVYDVYRTTGSQRRV; from the coding sequence CAGAAGCGCAAGAGCGGCGATCCATACATCACCCACCCGGTAGCTGTGGCGACGATCCTTGCCGAGCTCGGCATGACGGGCACGACCCTGGCTGCGGCCCTGCTGCATGACACGGTCGAAGACACGTCCTACACCCTGGATGAACTCCGCAGCGACTTCGGTCCCGAAGTCGCCATGCTGGTCGACGGAGTCACCAAGCTGGACAAGGTCACCTTCGGCGACGCAGCCCAGTCCGAGACCGTGCGCAAGATGGTCGTGGCCATGGCCAAGGACATCCGTGTGCTGGTCATCAAACTGGCGGACCGCCTGCATAACGCACGGACCTGGCGCTTTGTCTCGCCCGAATCTTCCGCCCGCAAGGCCCGCGAAACCCTGGAGATCTTCGCTCCGCTTGCCCACCGGCTGGGCATGAACACGATCAAGTGGGAGCTTGAGGACCTTTCGTTTGCCGCCTTGTATCCCAAGGTCTACGAAGAGATTGTCCGGATGGTCGGGGACCGCACTCCGGAGCGCGAGAAATACCTCGCCACCGTCCGCAGCCAGATCGCCGACGACCTGCACAACGTGAAGATCAAGGCCACCATCACGGGCCGCCCCAAGCACTATTACTCGATCTACCAAAAGATGATTGTGCGGGGCAAGGACTTCGACGACATCCATGACCTGATGGGCGTCCGCGTCCTCGTGGATTCCGTCCGTGACTGCTACGCCACCCTCGGCGCGCTGCATGCCCGCTGGAACCCCCTGCCCGGGCGTTTCAAGGACTACATCGCGATGCCGAAGTTCAACATGTACCAGTCGCTGCACACCACGGTGATCGGCCCCGGCGGCAAGCCGGTGGAAATCCAGATCCGCACCCATGACATGCACCGGCGGGCCGAGTACGGTGTTGCCGCGCACTGGAAGTATAAGGACAGCGCCAAGAACGGTGCTCCGGCTCCGGACAACTCAGACATGGGCTGGTTGCGCTCCCTGGTGGACTGGCAGCAGGAAACCTCCGATCCGGATGAATTCCTGGATTCGCTGCGTTTTGAAATCAATGCCCGGGAAGTCTTCGTGTTCACGCCCAAGGGCGAGGTCATGGCACTTCCGGCAGGCTCCACGCCGGTGGACTTCGCCTACGCGGTGCACACGGAGGTGGGCCACCGCACCATCGGTGCCCGGGTCAACGGCAAGCTGGTACCGCTCAACAGCGAGCTCCAGCACGGTGACTGGGTGGAAATCTTCACCTCCAAGGCAGAAGGCGCCGGTCCCAGCCAGGATTGGCAGGGCTTCGTCAAGAGTCCGCGGGCCCGTAACAAGATCCGCCAGTGGTTCACCAAGGAGCGCCGCGAAGAGGCGATCGAGAAGGGCAAGGACCTGCTCACCCGCGGGATGCGGAAGCAGAACCTCCCGCTGCAGCGCCTGATGACGCACGACGCCCTGGTAGCGGTGGCCCAGGAACTCCATCACCAGGACATTTCGGCACTGTACGCCGCTGTCGGAGACGGCCACACCTCAGCGCAGAACGTGATCGAACATCTGGTCGGTCTCATGGGCGGGCACCAGGGAGCCGAAGAGGACCTGGCCGAGACTCCGGTCTCCTCCGCCAACGCCCGGCGGCCCAAATTCTCCGACTCCGGCGTCACCGTCCGCGGAGTGGGCGATGTCTGGGTGAAGCTGGCCCGGTGTTGCACGCCCGTCCCCCCTGATCCGATCGTCGGGTTCGTGACGCGCGGTTCCGGCGTCTCAGTACACCGCAACGACTGCCGTAACGTCCAGGAACTGAGAGACCAGCCGGACCGGATCGTTTCGGTGGACTGGGCACCTACGCAGTCCTCGGTGTTCCTGGTGGAAATCCAGGTTGAAGCACTGGACCGCAAGAGCCTGCTTTCGGACGTCACACGGGTGCTCTCCGAGAACCACGTGAACATCCTGTCCGCGAGCGTCAACACCTCCAGCGACCGGGTGGCTATGTCGAAGTTCGTCTTCGAGATGGGTGATCCGAAGTACCTGACCCATATCCTCAGCGCCGTCCGGCGGATCGACGGTGTTTACGACGTCTACCGCACCACGGGCAGCCAGCGCCGCGTCTAG